The Kitasatospora setae KM-6054 genome contains a region encoding:
- a CDS encoding nucleotidyltransferase domain-containing protein — protein MTDNDEGVRESGDGELAPGELERIAERLARVAGVVGVCLGGSRARGAHGPGSDYDLGLYYRPGELDTGALRETAAELCGRPVEVSEPGDWGPWVDGGAWLDIGPARVDWLYRDVRRVRHYAAEARHGRYVSGQQAGHPYGVPSYAYLGELALARVLADPDGELAALRGEVAQFPAELARTVETDAGWEVPFALANARKGAKRGDAGYVAGCLFRAVGLLAHALHARAGQWLVNEKGAIAEAGRLPCAPPEFELRAQRLFAFGGTDPESLAAVLDAADGLAAEVLADRAPAEGVPADRVPVDGVPAVRGANGGGRDGH, from the coding sequence ATGACTGACAACGACGAGGGTGTGCGGGAGTCCGGGGACGGCGAGTTGGCGCCCGGAGAGCTGGAGCGGATCGCGGAGCGGCTGGCGCGGGTCGCCGGGGTGGTCGGGGTCTGCCTCGGCGGGAGCCGGGCGCGCGGGGCGCACGGCCCCGGGTCCGACTACGACCTCGGCCTGTACTACCGGCCCGGGGAGCTCGACACCGGCGCGCTGCGCGAGACCGCCGCCGAACTCTGCGGCCGACCGGTCGAGGTCTCCGAACCCGGCGACTGGGGCCCCTGGGTGGACGGCGGCGCCTGGCTGGACATCGGCCCCGCCCGGGTCGACTGGCTGTACCGGGACGTCCGGCGGGTGCGCCACTACGCCGCCGAGGCCCGCCACGGCCGGTACGTCAGCGGCCAGCAGGCCGGGCACCCGTACGGCGTGCCCTCCTACGCGTACCTCGGCGAACTCGCGCTCGCCCGGGTGCTGGCCGACCCCGACGGCGAACTGGCCGCGCTGCGCGGAGAAGTGGCGCAGTTCCCGGCCGAGTTGGCGCGGACGGTGGAAACCGACGCCGGCTGGGAGGTCCCCTTCGCGTTGGCCAACGCCCGCAAGGGCGCCAAGCGCGGCGACGCCGGATACGTCGCCGGCTGCCTGTTCCGGGCCGTCGGACTGCTGGCGCACGCCCTGCACGCGCGGGCCGGGCAGTGGCTGGTCAACGAGAAGGGCGCGATCGCCGAGGCCGGCCGACTGCCCTGTGCCCCACCGGAGTTCGAGCTCCGCGCGCAACGGCTCTTCGCGTTCGGCGGCACCGACCCGGAGAGCCTGGCGGCCGTGCTGGACGCCGCCGACGGACTGGCCGCCGAGGTGCTGGCGGATCGAGCTCCGGCGGAGGGGGTGCCGGCGGATCGAGTTCCGGTGGACGGGGTGCCGGCCGTCCGGGGTGCGAACGGGGGTGGCCGGGATGGGCATTGA
- a CDS encoding endo-1,4-beta-xylanase: MAAQSHAARRPGRALAALALAAAGGLLAAATVGSGPAGAAGTTLRDLAEAKGSYFGTALTQSNLNSSTITAIAGAQFDVVTPGNEMKWDTTEPSAGNFNFGPGDQIVSFAKAHSMRVRGHTLVWHSQLPSWVGNLPANQVQAAMENHVTTEATHYKGQVYSWDVVNEPFNEDGTLRADAFYNAMGTGYIADALRTAHAADPNAKLYLNDYNIEGLGAKSDAMYQLVSSLKQQGVPIDGVGFESHFIVGQVPGSLKANIQRFTALGVNVAITELDDRMPVPASAANLAQQATDYAYVVNSCLAVAGCVGVSQWGVGDPDSWIPDFFSGYGAATMYDANYQPKAAYNAVVTALGGTGSGSPSPSASASASASSSPSPSTSVPPAGAGCKVSAQVSAWNTGLTENITVTNTGASAVNGWRLAFTLPGGQTVTNAWNATVSPAGGQVGASNLAYNAAIPAGGSTSFGFQADHTGNAAAATGFTLNGVACSAG; encoded by the coding sequence ATGGCTGCACAGTCGCACGCAGCACGCCGTCCCGGGCGAGCCCTCGCCGCGCTCGCCCTCGCCGCCGCCGGCGGACTGCTGGCCGCCGCCACCGTCGGCAGCGGCCCGGCCGGCGCCGCCGGCACCACGCTGCGCGACCTCGCCGAGGCCAAGGGCAGCTACTTCGGCACCGCCCTGACCCAGTCCAACCTGAACAGCTCCACCATCACCGCCATCGCCGGCGCCCAGTTCGACGTGGTCACCCCCGGCAACGAGATGAAGTGGGACACCACCGAACCCTCCGCCGGGAACTTCAACTTCGGCCCCGGCGACCAGATCGTCTCCTTCGCCAAGGCCCACAGCATGCGGGTCCGCGGCCACACCCTGGTCTGGCACAGCCAACTCCCCTCCTGGGTCGGCAACCTGCCCGCCAACCAGGTGCAGGCCGCGATGGAGAACCACGTCACCACCGAGGCCACCCACTACAAGGGCCAGGTCTACTCCTGGGACGTCGTCAACGAGCCCTTCAACGAGGACGGCACGCTGCGCGCCGACGCCTTCTACAACGCGATGGGCACCGGCTACATCGCCGACGCGCTGCGCACCGCGCACGCCGCCGACCCGAACGCCAAGCTCTACCTGAACGACTACAACATCGAGGGCCTGGGCGCGAAGAGCGACGCCATGTACCAGCTGGTCTCCTCGCTCAAGCAGCAGGGCGTGCCGATCGACGGCGTCGGCTTCGAGAGCCACTTCATCGTCGGCCAGGTGCCCGGCAGCCTGAAGGCCAACATCCAGCGCTTCACCGCGCTCGGCGTGAACGTCGCCATCACCGAACTCGACGACCGGATGCCCGTCCCGGCCAGTGCCGCCAACCTCGCGCAGCAGGCCACCGACTACGCCTACGTGGTCAACTCCTGCCTCGCGGTGGCCGGTTGCGTGGGCGTCTCGCAGTGGGGCGTCGGCGACCCGGACTCCTGGATCCCGGACTTCTTCTCCGGCTACGGCGCGGCCACCATGTACGACGCCAACTACCAGCCGAAGGCCGCCTACAACGCGGTGGTGACGGCGCTCGGCGGCACCGGCTCCGGCTCGCCGTCCCCGTCCGCTTCCGCTTCGGCTTCGGCGTCCTCCTCGCCCTCGCCCTCGACCTCGGTGCCGCCGGCCGGGGCCGGGTGCAAGGTGAGCGCCCAGGTCAGCGCCTGGAACACCGGGCTGACCGAGAACATCACCGTCACCAACACCGGCGCCAGCGCCGTGAACGGCTGGAGGCTGGCCTTCACGCTGCCCGGCGGGCAGACCGTCACCAACGCCTGGAACGCGACCGTCAGCCCGGCCGGCGGCCAGGTCGGCGCCAGCAACCTGGCGTACAACGCGGCGATCCCGGCCGGGGGCTCCACCAGCTTCGGCTTCCAGGCCGACCACACCGGGAACGCGGCCGCCGCGACCGGCTTCACCCTCAACGGGGTGGCCTGCTCGGCGGGTTGA
- a CDS encoding GNAT family N-acetyltransferase, with protein MEIRTTGFGHPDAQQLAADVQQEYVRRYGDGDQTAIHADHFDPPAGLFVIGYQDDGRPVACGGWRAKERDADGLRDGDAELKRMYVVPEARGRGHARAVLRHLEASAVAAGRTRLVLETGTLQPEAIALYVSEGYAEIGKFGYYKDHEQSVCMGKELAGAREL; from the coding sequence ATGGAGATCCGCACCACCGGCTTCGGTCACCCCGACGCCCAGCAACTCGCCGCCGACGTCCAGCAGGAGTACGTCCGCCGGTACGGCGACGGCGACCAGACCGCCATCCACGCCGACCACTTCGACCCGCCCGCCGGGCTGTTCGTGATCGGCTACCAGGACGACGGCCGGCCGGTGGCCTGCGGCGGATGGCGCGCCAAGGAGCGCGACGCCGACGGCCTGCGCGACGGCGACGCCGAACTCAAGCGGATGTACGTCGTCCCCGAGGCCCGCGGCCGGGGCCACGCCCGCGCCGTGCTGCGCCACCTGGAGGCCAGCGCCGTCGCCGCCGGCCGGACCAGGCTGGTGCTGGAGACCGGCACCCTGCAGCCCGAGGCGATCGCGCTCTACGTCTCCGAGGGCTACGCCGAGATCGGCAAGTTCGGCTACTACAAGGACCACGAGCAGAGCGTCTGCATGGGCAAGGAGCTGGCCGGCGCGCGGGAGCTGTAA
- a CDS encoding ankyrin repeat domain-containing protein — protein MTDPTVQADPTTVGTGVDEEVIELAGRLFDAARTGDAALLAAYLDAGTPVELTNDRGDTLLMLAAYHGHAAAVTALLERGAQADRANDHGQTPLAGAVFKGATEVVDALLAHGADPTAGAPSALDAARMFGKDELVARLTRR, from the coding sequence ATGACCGACCCCACCGTGCAGGCCGACCCCACCACCGTCGGCACCGGCGTCGACGAGGAGGTGATCGAGCTCGCCGGACGGCTCTTCGACGCCGCCCGCACCGGCGACGCCGCGCTGCTCGCCGCCTACCTCGACGCCGGCACCCCCGTCGAACTCACCAACGACCGCGGCGACACCCTGCTGATGCTCGCCGCCTACCACGGCCACGCCGCCGCCGTCACCGCGCTGCTGGAGCGCGGCGCCCAGGCCGACCGGGCCAACGACCACGGCCAGACCCCGCTGGCCGGCGCCGTCTTCAAGGGCGCCACCGAGGTCGTCGACGCCCTGCTCGCCCACGGCGCCGACCCGACCGCCGGCGCCCCCTCCGCCCTCGACGCGGCCCGGATGTTCGGCAAGGACGAGCTGGTCGCCCGCCTCACCCGCCGCTGA